The DNA sequence GATCGGTGAGACGATCCAATCATTAAAACGAAACGTCTCCTTATGCAAGTGGCAGTGATTGCTGGCGAACGGGACGGCGTAAGCCGGCTGGGCGGCTTTCATAAAATTGCAGAATGAACGCATGTACCTTTCTCGATCGTCCAATTTTTCATTGGGGGCGTCCAGATATTCGTGAGAGAGTCTTGCGTTAGCGGAACTGTGGCTTCTGAAAACAAAGTCGATCTTGGGATGGTCTTTCAGAAGTCTTTTCAGTGGAAGACCGATGATTTTGCAATCGTTGGCGTTGAGCAACGTCACTCGACGAGAGGAAACGACAACGGCCGAGTCCGTGAAAACCCCAAACAGGTAAGGGGTCAGACAAAAATCTTCCGACAGCCTATAGGCAGAGCTGTCGGGAATTTCCGTGACATTCCTGAAGCCGATCGAATGCAAGTCTCGCTTCATTCGGTTGTATCGGTCCTTGGGAATCAACATCGGCGTCTCACGGCTGAATTTTCGCAACGACGGGCCATGAAAGTGATCCCAGTGAATATGGGTTAGATAAATATACGTGGGCTTGAGTGACGCCGGGTCGATGGAAACTTCAGGAAAATTCCACCACGATCGCCAGTAGCAGCTCCCGACCATCCACGGATCGATTACGACCGAGCAGCCATTGTGCTCAACTTGTAATCCGGCATGAGAAAGGACCGTAAATTTCATCACTGCTACCTCATTGTACGCATGGAGCGTTAAGGCCTCGTCTTCACATTTGTTGGCTGGCGAAACGGTCCCCTGCTCAGAGCGAGGATCTGCTCCTCCGATAACATCTTATAGAAATAGACGCTGATGCCCGTCCGAGGCCATCGTTCTTGTATCATCGAAGCCGTCTCGGCCAGCCATTTCCCATCCCGCGAAAAGTGTTCCTGGCCCGGGGTCATTTCTTCCAGAACGGAGACGTTGGAAATGATTAGGGACAGCGCATCCGGATTTTTCAGTTTTGTTCTGAGCGATTCGGTGAGCTCCACATTAATCTTCCGGTAATAATCCATCCGGAACAGGACGTCAACCAGCCCTTGGTTCACCCACTCAATACTGTTCTGGCCTTGATCCAGCCCGGCCACGCCAGGGATGGCGTCGACGCTGATCAGAGCCCGGGGGTTGATGGCCCTCACCCGCCCCGCAATCGTTTTCACCATCGACGTCACGGCTTGTTCCTGGAATTCAAGCAGCGCGGGGAAGCGTCCCGGCGTCAGTTTAAACGCAATCGAATCGAGGGTCAGATCTCTTCCATATTTCTTTTTATAGGCTTCCTTGCAGGACACGCTTGCGCAAAGGCCCATCGTACGGACATAATCGAGATTAATCCCGTCGACGTCGTATCGGGCGACGACCTCGGCTACCAGATCGGCAATCAATTGGTGGAGCCGCGGATCGTGGACGTCGAAGGCATCCTCAGGCGTCCCGGGACTGGCCAGTTCCGGGAGAAGGTCCGACTGCCGAAGAACCACAGTGAACCACGGATGGATTTCGATCCCCATCTCATGGGCTCTTCCAATCAGGAATCGAAGAGGGTCATCATCTTCGATCGGGCGACCCGCCAGATCGGGATCCCACCGCGAAAGACGGGAAGAGGGCCACTTCACACCGCGGCCATGCCATATACATGGAATGTATACGTTGAATCCGGCTTCCTTGATCCGTTTGAGGGTTCGATCCGCCCCTTCCCGGGTAGCCCATCCGCTCCCTTCGTCGAATATCGCCCGCTTCCCGGAAAAGTTCATCTCGGCATACGCCGGTATGGAAAAGACCACGCTCAGAAGAATTGCAAGAAAGTACACGACAGACAGCAACCGCTTCATTTCGCCGTCTCTCCTCCTCACCGTAAAAGACTCGGAAAACGCCGCTCGGCCGTAAGCGCCGGAGGAAGCGCAAGCCCGCCGGGAAGCTCCCGAGAAAGGGTGGCCTCCTGGGAAAGATCGGGCCGCTCGGCGGCTCGTCCAACTTCTTCACGAACACGCAGACTCAACCCGATAAATCCCCATACGAACCACTGATACCCCGGATAAGAGCTGGGAACCAACCCGATCGCGTCTACCAACCACATCAGAAGGAGCATAAAGGCGGCAATGCTCATCGGGTCAATTTTCGTTCTCAAATTGGAGACGATCGTCCACCCGACCGCTGACAACAAGAAGAGATAGATCATGAGGCCGAAAATCCCTCCATGAAAGAGCATTTGCAGATAATCGTTGTGCGCTCCCACGGCGACTTCTCCCGACCCAAATCCTTTTTTCAGCCAGTTGAATTCCTCCCACCGGGAGATCATCTCTTCCCAGCCATACCAGCGGCCGGCGAAAGTCCGCTCGAGCTTGACTTTCCCTTCAAGCGCCCCGATTTCCTTATGGAACATCTGAGTAATATTGGCCGCAATTTGTGGAGCATAATAGATCCCCAGGATACCCCCGCACAAGATGATCAGAAGGAAGAGGGCTATTTTCTTTTGCAGGAGGGCCCAGGAGGTGACCCACATGACCAACGAGACAACTCCTGCCTTGCTGTAGGCTCCGATCATCGCCACGGTTGAGGCGACGCAATAGGCCAGAACACTTCCCTTGATAAAGAGATTTCGACCACCATAAAGAGCGCCATACAACACCAGCGCGAAAATCGTTTGAAATGCATAGAAGCGCACCGTAAACGCATCATGGTACAATCCAATATAGCGGGTGATACCTTCCGTTGATGCGGACTTCCAGACCGCTCCGGTGGCCATCTGGTAAACACCAATCCCTATTGGAAAAAACCCGGCGACGATCAGCGCCAGTAAGAGCCTCCTCAGGTTCTTTTCGGGATCGTTGTAAAAGAAGGCCTGCACCATGTAGAAGCCCACAAACCCATTTATGTACCGAAGGAAGATGTTCACACCCTCCATGAAACTTTGGTCGTACGCGATGATCATTGAGAATACACAGACATCAACGGCATAAACGATCCATATACTCCTCAAGGGCATCCGACCCAAAGCCCGCTCGGGGCCGACAAATAGCATATGCACAAACACAATCATCGGCGCCAAACCACCCACCAACTCCGGCAAACGGAGCCCGAATAGAAGCGGCTCAAGATAGACCGCATCGACAA is a window from the Nitrospiria bacterium genome containing:
- a CDS encoding MBL fold metallo-hydrolase → MKFTVLSHAGLQVEHNGCSVVIDPWMVGSCYWRSWWNFPEVSIDPASLKPTYIYLTHIHWDHFHGPSLRKFSRETPMLIPKDRYNRMKRDLHSIGFRNVTEIPDSSAYRLSEDFCLTPYLFGVFTDSAVVVSSRRVTLLNANDCKIIGLPLKRLLKDHPKIDFVFRSHSSANARLSHEYLDAPNEKLDDRERYMRSFCNFMKAAQPAYAVPFASNHCHLHKETFRFNDWIVSPI
- a CDS encoding family 10 glycosylhydrolase, encoding MKRLLSVVYFLAILLSVVFSIPAYAEMNFSGKRAIFDEGSGWATREGADRTLKRIKEAGFNVYIPCIWHGRGVKWPSSRLSRWDPDLAGRPIEDDDPLRFLIGRAHEMGIEIHPWFTVVLRQSDLLPELASPGTPEDAFDVHDPRLHQLIADLVAEVVARYDVDGINLDYVRTMGLCASVSCKEAYKKKYGRDLTLDSIAFKLTPGRFPALLEFQEQAVTSMVKTIAGRVRAINPRALISVDAIPGVAGLDQGQNSIEWVNQGLVDVLFRMDYYRKINVELTESLRTKLKNPDALSLIISNVSVLEEMTPGQEHFSRDGKWLAETASMIQERWPRTGISVYFYKMLSEEQILALSRGPFRQPTNVKTRP